In the genome of Drosophila subpulchrella strain 33 F10 #4 breed RU33 chromosome 2L, RU_Dsub_v1.1 Primary Assembly, whole genome shotgun sequence, one region contains:
- the LOC119548344 gene encoding oxygen-dependent coproporphyrinogen-III oxidase, which translates to MNALRHTISLVSLGTFQLVRRTRGHHVGGFLLGTGLGLASFSAVTYAHSAEAVNPKVKGVQLDTSRFMAEPITDSKALLADKENMRHRMELLIMEIQAEFCRALEAEENCGQKFKVDRWERPEGGGGITCVLQDGDVFEKAGVNISVVTGSLPPAAVQQMRARGKNLKEGAALPFFASGVSAVIHPRNPHVPTIHFNYRYFEVETAKGEKQWWFGGGTDLTPYYLCEKDACHFHQTLKSACDEHDATYYPRFKKWCDDYFRIKHRNESRGIGGIFFDDIDSPNQESAFNFVASCARAVIPSYMPLVRKHKNQEYGNNERQWQLLRRGRYVEFNLIYDRGTKFGLYTPGARYESILMSLPLHARWEYMHEPKSKTEEGKLMKVLKNPKDWV; encoded by the coding sequence ATGAACGCACTTCGTCACACGATATCCCTGGTATCGCTGGGCACCTTCCAACTGGTCCGCCGGACGAGGGGCCATCATGTTGGGGGCTTTCTCCTCGGCACCGGACTGGGCCTGGCCAGCTTTTCGGCGGTCACGTACGCACATTCCGCCGAGGCGGTCAACCCAAAGGTCAAGGGGGTGCAGCTGGACACCTCGCGGTTCATGGCCGAGCCCATCACGGACTCCAAGGCTCTGCTGGCGGACAAGGAAAACATGCGACATCGCATGGAGCTGCTGATCATGGAGATCCAGGCGGAGTTCTGCCGCGCCCTGGAGGCGGAGGAGAACTGCGGCCAAAAGTTCAAGGTGGACCGTTGGGAGCGGCCTGAGGGCGGAGGCGGCATCACGTGCGTCCTGCAGGATGGCGATGTCTTCGAGAAGGCGGGCGTGAATATCTCCGTGGTCACCGGCTCCCTGCCCCCGGCTGCAGTGCAGCAGATGCGGGCGCGCGGCAAGAATCTGAAAGAGGGCGCCGCCCTGCCATTCTTCGCCAGCGGCGTGAGTGCCGTGATCCATCCGAGGAATCCCCATGTACCCACCATCCACTTCAACTATCGCTACTTCGAGGTGGAGACGGCCAAGGGTGAGAAGCAGTGGTGGTTTGGCGGCGGTACCGACCTGACGCCTTATTACCTCTGCGAAAAGGACGCCTGCCACTTTCACCAGACGCTGAAGTCCGCCTGCGACGAGCACGATGCCACCTACTATCCGCGCTTCAAGAAGTGGTGCGACGACTACTTCCGCATCAAGCATCGCAACGAGAGCCGCGGCATTGGCGGCATCTTCTTCGACGACATCGACTCGCCCAACCAGGAGTCGGCCTTCAACTTTGTGGCCAGCTGCGCCCGTGCTGTGATCCCCTCGTACATGCCTCTGGTGCGGAAGCACAAGAACCAGGAGTATGGCAACAACGAACGCCAGTGGCAGCTGCTGCGCCGCGGACGCTACGTGGAGTTCAACCTGATCTACGATCGTGGCACCAAGTTCGGCCTATACACGCCCGGAGCCCGGTACGAGAGCATCCTGATGTCCCTGCCCCTGCACGCCCGCTGGGAGTACATGCACGAGCCCAAGTCCAAGACCGAGGAGGGCAAGCTGATGAAGGTCCTGAAGAACCCCAAGGATTGGGTCTAA